The region ACGAGCACGATGTTGTCGCCAGGAGCGATCTTGCCGAAACGGTGAATGACCGTGAGGCCCGTGAGTGGCCACCTGTTGCAGGCCTGTTCAGCAATCCGTTTTATTTCGGCTTCCGCCATGCCTGGGTAATGCTCGAGCTCCAGCGCTGAAAGACGTCCTCCCTCATCCCGGCACAGGCCAGTGAAGGTGACGAGCGCGCCGACGTCCTTGCGGCCTTTTGCGAGGAGGTCAGCCTCATGGGCTGCGTCGAAGTTTTCTGACTGCACGCGTATCGTTGCAATGAGGGGCGCTGGATTCGCCATGGGTCAGCCGCCTGTCATTGGCGGGAAAAAGGCAACTTCCTGCGTGGCGCCCAGTTGTTCGTCGTGTTCGACGTGCATTTGATCCAAGGCGACGCGAATGGCGTCTTGCTCTTCAAAAGCCATGGCGTAGCGCTCGTCGCGGGCTTTCAGGAGCGCAATGAGGTGAGCGACGGTGGTCACGTCTTCGGGCAGGTCGAGCGTCTCCTCGTCGACCCCGACTTTTTCGCGAACCCAAGCAAAATAGCGGATCTTCATGGAAGCCACTCCTTCAAGAAATGGGTAATCGATCTCATTCT is a window of Labrenzia sp. CE80 DNA encoding:
- a CDS encoding molybdenum cofactor biosynthesis protein MoaE, which translates into the protein MANPAPLIATIRVQSENFDAAHEADLLAKGRKDVGALVTFTGLCRDEGGRLSALELEHYPGMAEAEIKRIAEQACNRWPLTGLTVIHRFGKIAPGDNIVLVVAASSHRRAAFEAADFMMDFLKTQAPFWKKEHLLSGESQGWVEAKAVDDEDAKRWS
- the moaD gene encoding molybdopterin converting factor subunit 1, which gives rise to MKIRYFAWVREKVGVDEETLDLPEDVTTVAHLIALLKARDERYAMAFEEQDAIRVALDQMHVEHDEQLGATQEVAFFPPMTGG